CACGAGTACGAGCAGGCCGGCGCGCAGATCGTCTACAGCGCGGAGGAGGCCTACCGGCGTGCCGATCTCGTGACGAGGATCGGCACGATGTCCTCGGTCGAGCTGGATCTCCTCAAGCCCGGATCCGTGATCTGCAGTTTCCATCACATGGCGGTCGCCTCGAATGCACTGGTCGCCGGCTTGGTCGAACGAGAGATCACCGCCGTCTCCTATGAACTCATCGAGGATGCAGCCGGCAACCGCCCGATCCTTGCGCCGTTCAGTGAGATGGCGGGAATGCTCGCCGTGCACCTTGCCGGCTACTACCTACAGAACGACTCGGGGGGAAGGGGAATCCTGCTGGGTAACGTGCCCGGGATCGCCCCACCGAACGTCGTCATCCTCGGCGCGGGAATCGCCGGTCGAACGGCGGCATGTCACGCGAAGGCTGCCGGAGCTCGCGTCGTCGTAGTCGACACCGACATGGCCAAGTTGAGAACGGTGAGTTCCCGATGTGGCGGCCAGGTTGCGACCGCCAATGCCAGTCTCGAGCCGCTGGAGAACTACACGGCTTCGGCGGACGTGCTCATCGGCGCCGTGCTCATTCCCGGCGCGCGAGCTCCGATTCTGGTGACCGAGGAGATGGTCGAAGGAATGCGTCGAGGAAGCGTGATCGTCGACCTTTCGATCGACCAGGGTGGATGCGTGGAGACCAGCCGCCCGACGAGCCTCGACCAGCCGACCTTCATCGTCCACGACGTCGTGCACTACTGCGTGCCGAACATGACCGCGAACGTTGCCCGCACCGCCTCCAAAGCGCTCACGAGAGCCGTCCTGCCCCAACTCGTGTCGCTGGCCGAACGAGGAACAGGAGGTGCAGCGGCAGCGGATCCCCATCTCGCCGCGGGAGTCGTGATGTATGAAGGAAACCTCGTACACGCCCAGGTTGCAGCTGCCCACGGCTTGCCCTTCGTCGAGCTGAGATCCCTTCTGGCAGGAGCGGGCGCATGAACTGGTTCGACGACTACCGATCGAAGCTGCAGACTCCGAGCCAGGCCGTGTATCAGATCCAGAGTGGCGATCGTGTCTACTACGGAGGGAACGCGGCGATCCCGTGGGCACTGGTCAGGGCGCTCGCAGAACGAGGCGAAGAACTCTCCGACGTGCAACTCAACCACGTTCTCCTCGTGGGCGATGATCCGCTCTCCGATCCGGCGATGGCCGATCATTTCCGTCACAACTCGCTCTTCGTGGGACCGGCGGATCGGGCCGCGGTGAACGAAGGACGGGCAGACTACGTTCCGATCTTCCTGCACCAGATTCCGCGCCTGTTCAAAGAGAACATCATTCCCCTGGACGTCGCAATGCTGATGGTGTCCCCGCCGGACGAGCACGGCTTCATGAGTCTCGGCGTCGAGACGCTCGCCTCCCAGGCGGCCTACCAGTCGGCCAAGAAGGTGATCGTCCAGGTGAACACGAAAATGCCGCGCATTCTCGGCGATTCATTCCTCCACGTGAGCAGGGTCGACACGATCGTCGAGCACACCGAAGCGTTGCCCAACCTCATACCGAAACCGGCCACCGAGATCGAGCGCACGATCGCGGCGCACGTACTCGAACTCATCCCGCCCCACTCGACGGTGCAGATGGGCATCGGCGGCATCCCAGACTCGGTCTACGAGTCGATGGAAGGCGATCTGCAGCTCGGGATCCACACCGAGATGCTGTCCGACGGAGCCATGCGCGCCATCGAACGCGGTGTCGTCACCGGGACACACAAGTCGCTCCATCCCGGGAAGGTCGTGATCACGTTCGCGATGGGAAGCGACGAGCTCTACGAGTTCCTCGACAACAATCCGCTCATCGAGGCACACCCCGTCGACCACACGAACGATCCGTTCGTCGTTTCCCAGAACGACAACATGGTCGCCATCAACTCCGCGATCGAGCTGGATCTGACCGGACAAGTCTGCTCCGACTCGATCGGCCCCTACATCTACTCGGGGTTCGGTGGACAGGTCGACTTCATCCGCGGTGCGGCGAAGTCCAACGGTGGCCGACCCATCATCGCGCTTCCCGCAACCGCGAAGGGCGGAACGCTCTCCCGCATCGTCCCGTTCCTGAAGCAGGGCGCCGGTGTGGTCACCAGCCGTGCCGACGTCCACTACGTCGTCACCGAGTACGGCGTTGCCAACCTGTTCGGCATGAATCTCCGGGAGCGGGCAGAGGCGCTGATCGCGATCGCCGCCCCTCAGTTTCACGAAGAGCTGGAGGCGGCCGCGAAGGAACGCAAGCTGCTGCCGTGAGACTCCCTGCCGGTCCACCCGGAGCGCTGATGGGTTCATCTCGAGTGGGGGCGAGCACCGACCAGAGCACGGTCCGCGCCAGGAGAGGGCCGAGCGAGTAGCGTCCTGGCCATGGCCACCGTGCAGCTGTTCGTCACGTGCCTCGTCGATGCGTTCGCGCCGCAGGTCGGAGAGGCCGTCGTGGACCTCCTCGAGCGACTCGGACTGACCGTCGAGTTCCCCTTCGGGCAGACGTGCTGTGGTCAGCCTGCGTTCAACGCCGGTTTCGACGATGAAGCCCGGCGTATGGCCGTGCACACGCTCCAGGTGTTGGACGACACCGAAGGCACAATCGTGCTGCCATCGGGGTCGTGTGCGGACATGATCATCCACCACATCCCCGATCTCGTCGCCGACGACCCCGACCTCTCCGAGTCGGCGCAAAGAGTCGCGGCGAGGACACGCGAGCTCACCTCGCTCCTGGTCGATGACCTCGGCGCGACCGATGTGGGCGCCACCGGTGCCGGCTCCTGCACCCTGCACCACTCATGCCATGGCCTGCGGAACCTCGGAGTGAAGTCACAGCCCGAGCAGCTCCTCGACAATGTCCAAGGGATGGATCGGGTGGAACTCTCAGACGCGACGGAGTGCTGCGGCTTCGGCGGCCTGTTCTCCATCGAGATGCCCGACGTGTCTGTCGCGATGCTCGACAGGAAGCTCGACAACATCGAAGCGAGCGGTGCCGGCACCGTCGTCGGAGGCGATCTCTCGTGTCTCATGCACATCGCAGGAGGCCTGCATCGCCGTGGAAGCTCCATCGAAGTTCGCCACATCGCCGAGATCCTCACGAAGCCATGACCTCCTTCCTCGAGCGAGCGCGTTCGGACATCGGCACTGCCCCGATCGCTGCACTCAACGTGGGGGCGCGGCGATTCTCAGCCCATCGCGACCATGCCGTCGAGGCGTTTCCGGCGATGGACGACATGCGGGATCGCGC
The nucleotide sequence above comes from bacterium BMS3Abin02. Encoded proteins:
- the ald_1 gene encoding alanine dehydrogenase yields the protein MSSVELDLLKPGSVICSFHHMAVASNALVAGLVEREITAVSYELIEDAAGNRPILAPFSEMAGMLAVHLAGYYLQNDSGGRGILLGNVPGIAPPNVVILGAGIAGRTAACHAKAAGARVVVVDTDMAKLRTVSSRCGGQVATANASLEPLENYTASADVLIGAVLIPGARAPILVTEEMVEGMRRGSVIVDLSIDQGGCVETSRPTSLDQPTFIVHDVVHYCVPNMTANVARTASKALTRAVLPQLVSLAERGTGGAAAADPHLAAGVVMYEGNLVHAQVAAAHGLPFVELRSLLAGAGA
- the cat1 gene encoding succinyl-CoA:coenzyme A transferase, yielding MNWFDDYRSKLQTPSQAVYQIQSGDRVYYGGNAAIPWALVRALAERGEELSDVQLNHVLLVGDDPLSDPAMADHFRHNSLFVGPADRAAVNEGRADYVPIFLHQIPRLFKENIIPLDVAMLMVSPPDEHGFMSLGVETLASQAAYQSAKKVIVQVNTKMPRILGDSFLHVSRVDTIVEHTEALPNLIPKPATEIERTIAAHVLELIPPHSTVQMGIGGIPDSVYESMEGDLQLGIHTEMLSDGAMRAIERGVVTGTHKSLHPGKVVITFAMGSDELYEFLDNNPLIEAHPVDHTNDPFVVSQNDNMVAINSAIELDLTGQVCSDSIGPYIYSGFGGQVDFIRGAAKSNGGRPIIALPATAKGGTLSRIVPFLKQGAGVVTSRADVHYVVTEYGVANLFGMNLRERAEALIAIAAPQFHEELEAAAKERKLLP
- the lutA_1 gene encoding lactate utilization protein A translates to MATVQLFVTCLVDAFAPQVGEAVVDLLERLGLTVEFPFGQTCCGQPAFNAGFDDEARRMAVHTLQVLDDTEGTIVLPSGSCADMIIHHIPDLVADDPDLSESAQRVAARTRELTSLLVDDLGATDVGATGAGSCTLHHSCHGLRNLGVKSQPEQLLDNVQGMDRVELSDATECCGFGGLFSIEMPDVSVAMLDRKLDNIEASGAGTVVGGDLSCLMHIAGGLHRRGSSIEVRHIAEILTKP